The Pseudofrankia inefficax genome window below encodes:
- a CDS encoding 1,4-dihydroxy-6-naphthoate synthase, whose amino-acid sequence MSQVTAASEADQRERTGLTLAISPCPNDTFAFHALAHGLVPGVPPVSVTFADIDVLNARAADGLDDLVKVSYAALPWLLDGYRLLPAGGALGRGCGPLVLMSAGGPTAAGAQGDAAVLRGARVAIPGTRTTAYLLFRLWAAGIDVATIDVLPFEKIMPAVQAGRYDAGLVIHESRFTYPSYGLVSVADLGDWWEGATGLPIPLGAILARRDLPAESGDLAAAVRASVAAAFANPAASAAWVLEHSQELAPEVVQAHIDLYVNDFSLDLGDEGYAAAEELLARAAAENLVPPLPSPLRQP is encoded by the coding sequence ATGTCCCAGGTGACGGCGGCCAGCGAGGCGGACCAGCGCGAGCGGACGGGCCTCACGCTGGCGATTTCGCCCTGCCCGAACGACACGTTCGCCTTCCACGCGCTCGCGCACGGCCTGGTGCCCGGGGTACCGCCCGTGTCGGTCACGTTCGCCGACATCGACGTGCTCAACGCCCGTGCGGCCGACGGCCTGGACGACCTGGTCAAGGTCTCGTACGCGGCCCTGCCGTGGTTGCTCGACGGCTACCGGCTGCTGCCGGCCGGCGGAGCGCTGGGACGCGGCTGCGGCCCCCTGGTACTCATGTCCGCCGGCGGTCCCACCGCCGCGGGCGCCCAGGGAGACGCGGCGGTGCTGCGGGGGGCCCGGGTGGCGATCCCCGGGACCCGGACCACCGCCTACCTGCTGTTCCGGCTGTGGGCGGCGGGCATCGACGTCGCGACGATCGACGTGCTGCCATTCGAGAAGATCATGCCGGCAGTCCAGGCCGGCCGGTACGACGCCGGGCTGGTGATCCACGAGTCCCGGTTCACCTACCCGTCCTACGGGCTGGTGTCCGTCGCCGACCTGGGCGACTGGTGGGAGGGCGCGACCGGCCTGCCGATCCCGCTCGGCGCGATCCTGGCCCGCCGGGACCTGCCCGCGGAGTCCGGCGATCTGGCCGCGGCCGTGCGGGCCAGCGTGGCGGCCGCCTTCGCCAACCCGGCGGCCTCCGCGGCCTGGGTGCTCGAACACTCCCAGGAGCTGGCGCCCGAGGTCGTCCAGGCGCACATCGACCTGTACGTCAACGACTTCAGCCTCGACCTCGGCGACGAGGGCTACGCCGCGGCCGAGGAGCTCCTGGCCCGGGCCGCCGCCGAGAACCTGGTCCCCCCGCTCCCCAGCCCGCTCCGCCAGCCCTAG
- a CDS encoding cold-shock protein, with the protein MPTGKVKWYDVDKGFGFLSRDDGGDVFVHKAALPAGVEKLRAGDRVEFGVAAGRKGDQALSLRILAEPPSVAKAVREAARRSPDELHAMVEDMIKVLDDVQRDLRRGRYPDRRIAQRVAKVVHAVASELEA; encoded by the coding sequence GTGCCCACCGGCAAGGTCAAGTGGTATGACGTCGACAAGGGGTTCGGCTTCCTCTCCCGCGACGACGGCGGGGATGTCTTCGTCCACAAGGCCGCGTTGCCGGCCGGGGTCGAGAAGCTGCGCGCGGGCGACCGGGTCGAGTTCGGCGTCGCAGCCGGCCGCAAGGGCGACCAGGCGCTCTCCCTGCGCATCCTGGCCGAGCCGCCCTCCGTGGCGAAGGCCGTCAGAGAAGCCGCCCGGCGCAGCCCCGACGAGCTGCACGCCATGGTCGAGGACATGATCAAGGTGCTGGATGACGTCCAGCGTGACCTTCGCCGTGGCCGCTACCCCGACCGTCGCATCGCCCAGCGGGTGGCCAAGGTCGTCCACGCGGTGGCCAGCGAGCTCGAGGCCTAA
- a CDS encoding serine/threonine-protein kinase, whose amino-acid sequence MTEDVAGAERRPASGLSGDPLAAHDPRRVGPYPLLSRLGTGGMGTVYLGRGERGRLVAVKVIRPDLAADEEFRRRFRQEVAAARRVAPFCTAEVLDADPDAAAPYLVTEFIDGLRLDQAIARGGPLTPSTLTGLAVGVATALTAIHRAGLVHRDLKPSNVLLSLSGPRVIDFGIAQAVAHGSTAKPTSWGFGSAGWMAPEQINGQPIGPAADIFTWGILMAYAGTGQHPFGEGKDIDLAYRTVSAAPDLTGLVPPLRDLIDAALAKDPAARPTARDLLLALIERGHTGEPGVPPGEELLGLAADRAEVMASPAVVALTGPDPSSGLPRTRVAPPGYGAATAQVEGAGQPGGPGYDPRQASARYQRPGEAPGGIVPPRRPSTPAAGVRPGGAGYPGQARSGMPLRAGGRRPGGSRLGLWLTIILIILGALAITLIALNPGDSSEPGSSVPPSRTPTPTATGPNSRVYTDGSLQFQIQSLRCGVQKIGIIPRKPDGQYCLVKINVRNVGSSSRTLVANQQFMYDQNGGRHEAYSALETRLYYPFDSLWNKIQPNAQVSGTLIFDIPVDTGPTRLELHDGLIGQGAQIPVEG is encoded by the coding sequence GTGACGGAGGACGTGGCGGGCGCGGAGCGGCGCCCGGCCTCCGGGCTGTCGGGTGACCCGCTCGCGGCGCACGACCCCCGCCGGGTCGGGCCCTACCCGTTGCTGAGCCGCCTGGGCACCGGAGGCATGGGGACGGTCTACCTGGGCCGGGGCGAGCGCGGCCGGTTGGTGGCGGTGAAGGTCATCCGGCCGGACCTGGCCGCGGACGAGGAGTTCCGCCGCCGGTTCCGGCAGGAGGTGGCGGCCGCGCGCCGCGTGGCGCCGTTCTGCACGGCCGAGGTGCTCGACGCCGATCCGGACGCGGCCGCGCCCTACCTGGTGACCGAGTTCATCGACGGCCTGCGCCTGGACCAGGCGATCGCCCGGGGCGGCCCGCTCACGCCGTCGACCCTGACCGGGCTCGCGGTCGGCGTCGCGACCGCGCTCACCGCGATCCACCGCGCCGGGCTGGTGCATCGCGACCTCAAGCCGAGCAACGTGCTGCTGTCGCTGTCCGGGCCGCGGGTGATCGACTTCGGGATCGCCCAGGCGGTGGCCCACGGCTCCACGGCCAAGCCGACGTCCTGGGGGTTCGGCTCCGCCGGCTGGATGGCGCCCGAGCAGATCAACGGGCAGCCGATCGGGCCGGCGGCGGACATCTTCACGTGGGGCATCCTCATGGCCTACGCCGGGACCGGGCAGCACCCGTTCGGCGAGGGCAAGGACATCGACCTCGCCTACCGGACGGTCTCGGCCGCGCCGGACCTGACCGGCCTGGTTCCTCCGCTGCGAGACCTGATCGACGCCGCGCTGGCCAAGGACCCAGCCGCCCGGCCGACCGCCCGCGACCTGCTCCTGGCCCTCATCGAACGCGGTCACACCGGCGAGCCGGGAGTGCCTCCCGGCGAGGAGTTGCTCGGGCTGGCCGCCGACCGGGCCGAGGTGATGGCGAGCCCGGCGGTGGTCGCCCTGACCGGGCCGGATCCCTCCAGCGGGTTGCCGCGCACGCGGGTGGCACCTCCCGGCTACGGCGCCGCGACCGCGCAGGTCGAGGGCGCGGGGCAGCCCGGCGGCCCCGGCTACGACCCCCGGCAGGCGTCGGCGCGGTACCAGCGGCCCGGCGAGGCGCCCGGCGGCATCGTGCCACCCCGGCGGCCGTCGACCCCGGCGGCCGGAGTGCGCCCCGGCGGTGCGGGCTACCCGGGCCAGGCCCGGTCCGGTATGCCACTGCGCGCGGGCGGCCGCAGGCCCGGCGGCAGCAGGCTCGGGCTGTGGCTGACGATCATTTTGATCATTCTGGGCGCACTGGCGATCACCCTGATCGCGCTCAACCCGGGCGACTCGTCCGAGCCGGGCAGCTCCGTCCCGCCGTCGAGGACCCCGACGCCGACGGCGACCGGGCCGAACAGCCGCGTCTACACCGACGGCTCGCTCCAGTTCCAGATCCAGAGCCTGCGCTGCGGTGTGCAGAAGATCGGCATCATCCCGCGCAAACCGGACGGCCAGTACTGCCTCGTCAAGATCAACGTTCGGAACGTCGGAAGCTCGTCGCGGACGCTGGTCGCCAACCAGCAGTTCATGTACGACCAGAACGGCGGCCGGCACGAGGCCTACTCGGCGCTGGAAACCCGGCTGTACTACCCGTTCGACTCGCTGTGGAACAAGATCCAGCCGAATGCCCAGGTCAGTGGAACGCTGATCTTCGACATTCCGGTCGACACCGGCCCGACGCGCCTGGAACTGCACGACGGCCTGATCGGCCAGGGTGCCCAGATCCCGGTCGAGGGCTGA
- a CDS encoding MFS transporter, with translation MAEPGAATESPTGTVGRVRASLGTGVGRIRATTRRDGADRSGLAALLDLSVINAAGDALVTVALAGSLFFSVPTGQARSKVALYLLITMVPFVLLAPVIGPLLDRVAHGRRTALAALCLGRCLLAWQLAAQLSGLQVYPLALGLLMLSRAFGIARSAVIPRVAPPELTLVKVNSRMSMVNIVASSVIAPIGLGIAHIPYVGYAWVLRLCALLYLVGVLLAINLPKRVDSNAGERALRDIVAGATGPRAAAAPGQPVAAGLQYQAVAGTVVDAESRGRRLAGKHARWHALVRAVLGASPVALRSTLVLRAIVGFLTFFLAFLLRTEGGTNLWLGALAASAAVGSGLGVVIGGRLGRRRPERILTLALLLTTVGCLLAAIDYAKFPALFAALLAMLAAAMAKLALDAIIQRDTADDVRNSAFARSETVLQLGWVAGGALGLIEMPGQLGFLIAGLVPAAALFPQAREIRRARGAADRAERLRASGGDPAAWPGAATGTWVQPDGTTVLPVMMPAPDRPFRPVAGQAPDDATRPWRAAPEPPMPAGGPVVPGYPSVSPPPAAPPTLWYPGSGEYQGSGEDQANGGYPGSGGYAGSGEYPGNGGYPGPGGYPEVGAYPAPGDQTAGQPVGPWVRAPGPVDETTTRPARRRPWGRARRADSEADPDTTLPLGSDRRFPDVPPPRDTPNQSAD, from the coding sequence GTGGCGGAGCCCGGCGCGGCTACGGAGAGTCCGACCGGGACCGTCGGCAGGGTCCGCGCGAGTCTTGGAACTGGCGTTGGACGCATCCGGGCGACTACTAGGCGTGATGGCGCCGACCGGTCGGGGCTCGCCGCGCTGCTCGACCTTTCCGTGATCAACGCCGCCGGCGACGCGCTGGTGACCGTCGCCCTGGCCGGCTCGCTGTTCTTCTCGGTGCCGACCGGCCAGGCCCGGTCCAAGGTCGCGCTCTACCTGCTGATCACGATGGTCCCGTTCGTGCTGCTGGCCCCGGTGATCGGGCCGTTGCTCGACCGGGTGGCCCATGGCCGGCGCACGGCGCTGGCGGCGCTCTGCCTTGGCCGGTGCCTGCTGGCCTGGCAACTCGCGGCCCAGCTCTCCGGCCTGCAGGTTTACCCACTCGCGCTGGGCCTGCTGATGCTCTCCCGGGCGTTCGGGATCGCGCGCAGCGCCGTGATCCCTCGGGTGGCGCCACCCGAGCTGACGTTGGTCAAGGTCAACTCGCGGATGTCGATGGTCAACATCGTCGCGAGCTCCGTGATCGCGCCCATCGGGCTCGGGATCGCGCACATTCCGTATGTCGGCTACGCGTGGGTGTTGCGGCTGTGCGCGCTGCTCTATCTGGTCGGCGTGCTGTTGGCGATCAACCTGCCGAAGCGGGTCGACTCGAACGCCGGCGAGCGGGCGCTGCGGGACATCGTGGCCGGTGCCACCGGCCCGCGAGCCGCAGCCGCGCCCGGCCAGCCCGTTGCGGCCGGGCTGCAGTACCAGGCTGTCGCGGGCACGGTCGTGGACGCGGAGAGCCGGGGTCGGCGGCTCGCCGGCAAGCACGCCCGCTGGCACGCGTTGGTCCGAGCGGTGCTCGGCGCGTCGCCGGTGGCGTTGCGCTCCACTCTGGTGTTGCGCGCGATCGTGGGGTTTCTCACGTTCTTCCTTGCGTTCCTGTTGCGCACCGAGGGCGGGACCAACCTCTGGCTGGGCGCGCTGGCCGCGTCCGCCGCGGTCGGCAGCGGCCTGGGCGTGGTGATCGGCGGACGGCTGGGCCGGCGCCGGCCGGAGCGCATCCTGACGCTGGCGCTGCTGCTGACGACCGTCGGCTGCCTGCTGGCCGCCATCGACTACGCGAAGTTCCCGGCGTTGTTCGCCGCCCTGCTGGCGATGCTGGCCGCGGCGATGGCCAAGCTCGCCCTGGACGCGATCATCCAGCGCGACACGGCCGACGACGTGCGCAACTCGGCGTTCGCCCGCTCGGAGACGGTGTTGCAGCTGGGCTGGGTGGCCGGCGGAGCGCTCGGGCTGATCGAGATGCCCGGCCAGCTCGGATTCCTGATCGCCGGGCTGGTCCCCGCGGCCGCGCTGTTCCCGCAGGCTCGGGAGATCCGTCGCGCCCGCGGTGCCGCGGACCGCGCGGAGCGGCTCCGGGCGTCGGGCGGTGACCCGGCGGCCTGGCCCGGGGCGGCGACCGGTACCTGGGTGCAACCGGACGGCACGACCGTCCTGCCGGTGATGATGCCGGCACCGGATCGCCCGTTCCGACCCGTCGCCGGTCAGGCCCCGGACGACGCGACGCGTCCCTGGCGAGCCGCACCCGAGCCGCCGATGCCGGCTGGTGGTCCCGTGGTTCCCGGCTATCCGAGTGTCAGCCCGCCCCCAGCGGCGCCACCGACCCTCTGGTACCCGGGTTCCGGGGAGTACCAGGGCTCCGGCGAGGACCAGGCGAATGGCGGGTATCCGGGGTCCGGCGGGTATGCGGGGTCTGGCGAGTACCCGGGGAATGGTGGGTATCCGGGACCCGGTGGGTACCCGGAAGTTGGGGCTTACCCGGCGCCTGGCGACCAGACGGCGGGACAGCCGGTGGGCCCGTGGGTGCGGGCGCCCGGCCCGGTCGACGAGACCACGACCCGGCCCGCCCGTCGGCGCCCGTGGGGACGCGCCCGCCGAGCCGACTCCGAGGCGGACCCGGACACGACGCTCCCGCTCGGCTCCGACCGCCGCTTCCCCGACGTACCCCCGCCCCGCGACACCCCCAACCAGTCGGCGGACTAG
- a CDS encoding ABC transporter substrate-binding protein — translation MADTASVYRHSRGQRNPGRAVGIAALLTLALGAAACGGSGGSAKGGGGTNGVPRGHLTVADAGFTESKILADIYAQLLTKAGYGVDRTSIASTEIAESSLESGQIDVMPQYVATYADLLSSLVNGKDTPPVSSSDLTASLAALRRFAAGKGLTALNPANAVDQNAFAVTKDFASAHQLRTLSDLGASGVAVTVAATTECPTRPFCQPGLERTYGIKIAGLVQTGFDTAQTKAAVRDGLAQLGLVATTDATVDDYGLVILTDDKKLQNADNLVPIVNTRSLTPEISAALNVLAPVLTTADLADLDRRVDSDGEASAAVATEYLTRKRLLPA, via the coding sequence GTGGCAGACACGGCATCCGTCTACCGTCACTCCCGAGGCCAGCGGAATCCCGGACGCGCCGTCGGGATCGCGGCGCTGCTGACCCTCGCGCTCGGCGCGGCCGCGTGCGGCGGCTCGGGCGGCTCCGCCAAGGGCGGCGGCGGGACGAACGGAGTCCCCAGGGGCCACCTGACGGTCGCCGACGCAGGGTTCACCGAAAGCAAGATCCTCGCCGACATATACGCCCAGCTGCTGACCAAGGCCGGCTACGGCGTGGACCGGACGTCGATCGCCAGCACCGAGATCGCCGAGTCCTCGCTGGAGAGCGGCCAGATCGACGTGATGCCGCAGTATGTCGCCACCTACGCCGACCTGCTCAGCTCCCTCGTCAACGGCAAGGACACCCCGCCGGTCTCGTCGAGCGACCTGACCGCCTCGCTGGCCGCGCTGCGCCGGTTCGCCGCCGGCAAAGGCCTGACGGCGCTGAACCCGGCGAACGCCGTCGACCAGAACGCGTTCGCCGTGACCAAGGACTTCGCCAGCGCCCACCAGCTTCGGACGCTGTCCGACCTGGGCGCCAGCGGCGTCGCGGTGACGGTCGCCGCGACCACGGAATGCCCGACCCGGCCGTTCTGCCAGCCAGGTCTCGAGAGGACCTACGGGATCAAGATCGCGGGCCTGGTCCAGACCGGCTTCGACACGGCCCAGACCAAGGCGGCGGTCCGCGACGGCCTGGCCCAGCTAGGTCTGGTCGCCACCACGGACGCGACGGTCGACGACTACGGCCTGGTCATCCTGACCGATGACAAGAAGCTCCAGAACGCCGACAACCTGGTGCCGATCGTCAACACCCGATCCCTGACCCCCGAGATCAGCGCGGCGCTGAACGTGCTGGCCCCCGTACTGACCACGGCCGACCTGGCCGATCTGGACCGGAGGGTCGACTCCGACGGCGAAGCGTCCGCGGCCGTCGCCACCGAGTACCTGACCCGCAAGCGCCTCCTGCCCGCCTGA
- a CDS encoding ABC transporter substrate-binding protein: protein MYRKTTSAFVALALPVVLTLAACGSSGSSGSSASPSAGASAAADAGSLTIGSADFTESALLADIYADALAAKGVKITKKLNIGERSVYVKALQDGSIDFIPEYNGSILAYLDPKATAKSTAEVTAALPAALGSKLTALTPATAQDSDTITVTKATADKYHLTSIADLTSVADKLTFGAPAAFQTRPDGIPALKSVYGVTFGNFTALSASGTVTVTSLKNGTIDGADIFSTDPSFASEGFVALADPKNMFAAQNVTPVVATAKVTPTIKDTVNAVSAKLTTAILADLDAKVGTGDPDAVAKQWLTSVGLA, encoded by the coding sequence ATGTACCGCAAGACCACGTCGGCCTTTGTCGCCCTCGCACTGCCCGTCGTGCTGACGCTGGCCGCCTGCGGCTCGAGCGGCAGCAGTGGTTCATCCGCCAGCCCCTCGGCCGGCGCCAGCGCGGCCGCCGACGCGGGCTCGCTGACGATCGGTTCAGCCGACTTCACCGAGAGCGCCCTGCTCGCCGACATCTACGCCGACGCGCTGGCGGCCAAGGGCGTGAAGATCACCAAGAAGCTGAACATCGGTGAGCGGTCCGTCTACGTCAAGGCGCTGCAGGACGGCTCGATCGACTTCATCCCCGAGTACAACGGCTCGATCCTGGCCTACCTGGACCCGAAGGCGACGGCGAAGAGCACCGCGGAGGTGACCGCCGCGCTGCCCGCCGCCCTGGGCAGCAAGCTGACCGCGCTGACCCCGGCCACGGCCCAGGACTCCGACACGATCACGGTGACCAAGGCGACCGCCGACAAGTACCACCTGACCTCGATCGCGGACCTGACCTCGGTCGCCGACAAGCTCACCTTCGGCGCCCCGGCCGCGTTCCAGACCCGGCCTGACGGCATCCCGGCGCTCAAGAGCGTCTACGGGGTCACCTTCGGGAACTTCACCGCGCTCTCGGCCAGTGGCACCGTCACGGTGACCTCGCTGAAGAACGGGACGATCGACGGCGCGGACATCTTCTCGACCGACCCGTCGTTCGCGTCCGAGGGCTTCGTCGCCCTGGCCGACCCGAAGAACATGTTCGCCGCGCAGAACGTGACTCCGGTCGTGGCGACCGCCAAGGTCACGCCGACCATCAAGGACACCGTCAACGCCGTGTCCGCGAAGCTGACCACGGCGATCCTCGCGGACCTCGACGCGAAGGTCGGGACCGGCGACCCGGACGCGGTCGCCAAGCAGTGGCTGACCAGCGTCGGTCTCGCCTGA
- a CDS encoding DUF3027 domain-containing protein, producing the protein MIEPLADPTAEVAPPADGDDEDDQEDPATPRGTRSRATGPDPVCAAAVDVARAAAVEEAGDEGAVGEHLGVEAEGDRLVLHRFASLARAYRGWVWTVVTTRAPRVRKVTVDDVVLTPGDDALLAPAWVPWSQRLRPGDVGVGDLLPTAVDDPRLALRQADVEEFVDTDAFLELGLGRPRVLSAVGREEASARWYAGESGPDAHVAKVAPATCLTCGFHVRLAGALGRLFGVCANELAPDDARVTSIDHGCGAHSEALVAPSAHPESVPFDEDPSDLTPTDVELVGATAGGTAPEPAHAGHPAVGRPEPYGHA; encoded by the coding sequence GTGATCGAGCCACTGGCCGACCCCACGGCCGAGGTCGCGCCACCCGCCGACGGTGACGACGAGGACGACCAGGAGGACCCGGCCACCCCGCGGGGGACGAGGTCCCGGGCCACCGGCCCGGACCCGGTCTGCGCCGCGGCCGTCGACGTGGCCCGCGCCGCCGCCGTCGAGGAGGCCGGGGACGAGGGAGCCGTCGGCGAGCACCTGGGCGTCGAGGCCGAGGGCGACCGGCTGGTGCTGCACCGGTTCGCCTCGCTCGCCCGCGCCTACCGGGGCTGGGTGTGGACGGTCGTGACCACCCGCGCGCCGCGGGTACGCAAGGTCACCGTCGACGACGTCGTGCTGACGCCCGGCGACGACGCGCTGCTCGCGCCGGCGTGGGTGCCGTGGTCGCAGCGGCTTCGCCCGGGCGACGTCGGCGTCGGCGACCTGCTGCCCACCGCCGTCGACGACCCGCGGCTGGCGCTGCGCCAGGCCGACGTCGAGGAGTTCGTCGACACCGACGCGTTCCTGGAGCTGGGGCTTGGCCGCCCGCGGGTGCTCTCCGCGGTGGGCCGGGAGGAGGCCTCGGCCCGTTGGTACGCCGGCGAGTCCGGCCCCGACGCCCATGTGGCGAAGGTCGCCCCGGCGACGTGCCTGACCTGCGGGTTCCACGTCCGGCTGGCCGGTGCCCTCGGCCGGCTGTTCGGGGTGTGCGCCAACGAGCTGGCGCCCGACGACGCCCGGGTGACCTCGATCGACCACGGCTGCGGTGCCCACTCCGAGGCGCTGGTGGCCCCGTCGGCGCACCCGGAGTCGGTCCCCTTCGACGAGGACCCGTCAGATCTCACGCCGACCGACGTCGAACTGGTCGGGGCGACGGCGGGCGGCACCGCGCCCGAGCCCGCGCACGCCGGCCACCCCGCCGTGGGGCGCCCGGAGCCGTACGGCCACGCCTGA
- the larE gene encoding ATP-dependent sacrificial sulfur transferase LarE: MSSAPLVVGFDLDLTLLDARRGIVATYAEIAARTGVPIDGELAASRLGPPLEQELANWFPADEVAGAATLYRELYVDHAVPVSEAMPGAARAVEAVRREGGRVVVVTAKAEWLARASLAAIGIEPDVVVGWLWAAAKGDAIREHGVHIYVGDHEGDMRGARAGGALSVGLTTGSHDADALSAAGADVVLGGLADFPDWLAGAVLDRRLAALSTRLTELGSVLVAFSGGADSAFLLAWAARTLGPGAVVAATAVSPSLPAAELDAARAFVAALGVRHVLPSTDEQSRPGYLANGADRCYFCKAELTETLGPLAADLGLAHVVTGTNADDAVAGFRPGIRAAAERGAATPLLDAGLTKRQVRAASRRLGLVTADKPAAACLASRIAYGIEVTPSRLARVEHAEQALRLALADAELPCRDLRVRDLGDRARIEVDAELVPTLTARPDLTSAVTGFDLIEVDPRGFRSGSMNELL, translated from the coding sequence ATGAGTTCCGCTCCGCTTGTCGTCGGCTTCGACCTGGATCTCACGCTGTTGGATGCGCGACGGGGCATCGTCGCGACCTACGCGGAGATCGCCGCCCGCACCGGCGTCCCGATCGACGGCGAGCTGGCCGCGAGCCGGCTGGGCCCGCCGCTGGAGCAGGAGCTCGCGAACTGGTTCCCGGCCGACGAGGTAGCCGGCGCCGCGACGCTCTACCGCGAGCTGTACGTCGACCACGCCGTGCCGGTGTCGGAGGCGATGCCGGGGGCGGCGCGGGCCGTCGAGGCGGTCCGGCGGGAAGGCGGCCGGGTGGTCGTGGTGACGGCGAAGGCCGAATGGCTCGCCCGCGCCAGCCTGGCGGCGATCGGGATCGAGCCGGACGTCGTCGTCGGCTGGCTCTGGGCCGCGGCCAAGGGGGACGCGATCCGCGAGCACGGCGTGCACATCTACGTCGGCGACCACGAGGGCGACATGCGCGGCGCGCGGGCCGGCGGGGCGCTGTCCGTCGGGCTGACCACCGGGTCGCACGACGCGGACGCCCTGTCGGCCGCCGGCGCGGACGTCGTGCTCGGCGGGCTCGCGGACTTCCCCGACTGGCTCGCGGGCGCGGTCCTCGACCGGCGGCTGGCGGCGCTGAGCACCCGGCTGACCGAGCTGGGCTCGGTGCTCGTCGCCTTCTCCGGCGGCGCCGACTCGGCCTTCCTGCTCGCCTGGGCGGCCAGGACGCTCGGGCCCGGCGCGGTCGTCGCCGCGACCGCGGTCTCCCCGTCCCTGCCGGCCGCCGAGCTCGACGCCGCCCGCGCGTTCGTCGCGGCGCTCGGCGTGCGCCACGTGCTGCCCAGCACCGACGAGCAGTCCCGGCCGGGCTACCTCGCCAACGGCGCGGACCGCTGCTACTTCTGCAAGGCGGAGCTGACCGAGACGCTCGGCCCGCTGGCCGCCGACCTGGGCCTGGCCCACGTCGTCACCGGGACGAACGCGGACGACGCCGTCGCCGGGTTCCGTCCCGGCATCCGGGCCGCCGCCGAGCGGGGCGCGGCCACCCCCCTGCTCGACGCCGGGCTGACCAAGCGGCAGGTCCGGGCGGCCTCCCGCCGGCTTGGCCTGGTCACCGCCGACAAGCCGGCCGCCGCCTGTCTGGCCAGCCGGATCGCCTACGGCATCGAGGTGACGCCCAGTCGGCTCGCCCGGGTCGAGCACGCCGAGCAGGCACTGCGGCTGGCGTTGGCCGACGCGGAGCTGCCCTGCCGGGACCTGCGCGTGCGTGACCTGGGTGACCGGGCCCGGATCGAGGTCGACGCCGAGCTCGTGCCGACGCTCACCGCCCGGCCCGATCTGACCTCCGCCGTCACCGGCTTCGACCTCATCGAGGTGGATCCGCGTGGCTTCCGGTCGGGTTCCATGAACGAGCTGCTCTAA
- the mqnB gene encoding futalosine hydrolase, which translates to MSRTLIVTAVQAEADAVCAGLMGSWSRSRGPSSEVPSAPVSPDWDRQLLTTSTLGPYVGRRRGPVTVLAAGTGGPAAAAGTAVALAVAAATGDPFTLVLSMGVAGGFRGWAEVGDLAVASRLVAADLGAESGLEDLREPAGKVHEMDRSLGFHSTGAPPLPRATSSSADGKFLTLDDLDLGSSTIIPKSGLVERLATVVGITGRRVVTGPVLSVATVTGTELRAATLTARLDPVAEGMEGYAVGTAAAAFGVPAGEIRAISNQVGRRDRASWNLPAALASLRTAAGALVAHPDGLLAAAADASAADGSRPPVGR; encoded by the coding sequence ATGAGCCGCACCCTGATCGTCACCGCCGTCCAGGCTGAGGCGGACGCGGTGTGCGCGGGCCTGATGGGTAGCTGGTCTCGCTCCCGCGGACCTTCCTCCGAGGTGCCGAGCGCGCCCGTCTCCCCCGACTGGGACCGCCAACTGCTGACCACCTCGACGCTCGGCCCGTACGTCGGCCGCCGCCGCGGCCCGGTGACGGTCCTGGCGGCCGGCACCGGCGGACCGGCGGCCGCGGCGGGTACCGCCGTGGCGCTCGCGGTCGCCGCGGCGACCGGCGACCCGTTCACCCTGGTGCTTTCGATGGGCGTCGCCGGCGGGTTCCGCGGCTGGGCCGAGGTCGGCGACCTGGCGGTCGCGTCCCGGCTGGTGGCGGCCGACCTGGGCGCCGAGTCCGGCCTGGAGGACCTGCGCGAGCCGGCCGGCAAGGTTCACGAGATGGACCGCAGCCTCGGCTTCCACAGCACCGGCGCGCCGCCGCTCCCGCGCGCGACGAGCTCCTCCGCGGACGGGAAGTTCCTCACCCTCGACGACCTGGACCTCGGCTCGTCGACGATCATCCCGAAGTCCGGCCTGGTCGAGCGGCTGGCGACCGTCGTCGGCATCACGGGCCGCCGGGTGGTCACCGGGCCCGTGCTGTCCGTCGCCACCGTCACCGGCACCGAGCTGCGCGCGGCGACCCTGACCGCCCGGCTCGACCCGGTCGCCGAGGGCATGGAGGGCTACGCGGTCGGCACCGCCGCCGCGGCCTTCGGCGTCCCGGCCGGCGAGATCCGCGCCATCAGCAACCAGGTCGGCCGGCGTGACCGCGCCAGCTGGAACCTTCCGGCCGCGCTGGCGAGTCTGCGCACCGCGGCCGGCGCCCTCGTCGCCCACCCGGACGGCCTGCTGGCGGCCGCGGCGGACGCTTCGGCGGCTGACGGGTCACGCCCACCGGTCGGGCGCTGA